In one Solanum lycopersicum chromosome 11, SLM_r2.1 genomic region, the following are encoded:
- the LOC101266387 gene encoding ethylene-responsive transcription factor ERF021, whose translation MSGITSEYRGVRKRKWGKWVSEIREPGKKTRIWLGSFETAQMAAAAYDSAAFHFRGHAAKLNFPELIEHFPKPASSSPEDIRLAAQQAAITVQNTNSMASSSHGHGAPVTVGLSPTEIQAINDFPMDSPHMWTTHEDINYTYEMSDYQEMDDCLWDYSSTNSF comes from the coding sequence ATGAGTGGTATAACATCAGAATATAGAGGTGTTAGAAAGAGGAAATGGGGTAAATGGGTGTCTGAAATCCGTGAGCCAGGGAAAAAAACGAGGATATGGCTAGGGAGTTTTGAGACAGCACAGATGGCTGCAGCTGCGTATGATTCAGCTGCATTTCACTTCAGGGGACATGCAGCTAAGTTAAATTTCCCAGAATTGATTGAACATTTCCCTAAACCAGCAAGTTCTTCGCCTGAAGATATACGTTTGGCTGCTCAACAGGCTGCAATTACAGTTCAAAACACGAATTCAATGGCCTCTTCTAGTCATGGACATGGAGCACCAGTTACAGTAGGATTATCTCCAACTGAAATTCAAGCTATTAATGACTTCCCTATGGATTCACCACATATGTGGACTACTCATGAAGACATCAACTATACTTATGAAATGAGTGATTACCAAGAAATGGATGATTGTCTTTGGGACTACTCATCAACTAACTCATTCTAG